The following coding sequences are from one Acidimicrobiia bacterium window:
- a CDS encoding cupredoxin domain-containing protein yields the protein MRYRHLALMAVIAIALAACGGGDETTTTAAPTTTAGGAGVEVIIGATEFEFDPDELTVPADTEITLTLVNNGVVEHDITIDELDFHLLARPGETVSTTLTVPAGIYMVYCAVPGHHEAGMMGTLIATG from the coding sequence ATGCGATACAGACACCTGGCACTGATGGCGGTCATCGCCATCGCTCTCGCCGCCTGCGGCGGAGGAGACGAGACCACCACCACCGCCGCCCCGACCACGACCGCTGGAGGAGCCGGCGTGGAAGTGATCATCGGGGCGACCGAGTTCGAGTTCGATCCCGACGAGCTCACCGTCCCGGCGGACACGGAGATCACCCTCACATTGGTCAACAACGGGGTGGTGGAGCACGACATCACCATCGACGAGCTCGACTTCCACCTGCTGGCCCGGCCCGGTGAGACGGTGAGCACCACGCTGACGGTCCCTGCCGGCATCTACATGGTCTATTGCGCCGTTCCCGGCCATCACGAGGCGGGGATGATGGGCACGCTGATCGCGACCGGATAG
- a CDS encoding NosD domain-containing protein: protein MITAALATALIALAIVLPIWRSSLSAPQYPGGLEFVAYGDRVEGDLQEIDSLNHYVGMRPFRTDHLPEMALWPVGIVGAFAAIAVAAFLRVRWPLIARLARLYLWLLPVTILGVIQVRLYQFGHDLDQGAAFRMDGFTPLVIGPTKVWNFTAWSMPGTGIYAMLAAAAVLSFGPRLLARIRPAALATALIPVLLIGTLTPLAAAETRLDLAALLAAAPDGATITLEPGTYTGNVVIDRPVTIDGAGNASIVGDRAGTVVTIAAPGTTIRGVAVSGSGPGPSGSPAGIRIEADDAVVDGVVVTDSYIGISVASAARIRIVDSHVIGRGGTVGGDDHAVGGDDLAGGGRGDGISLWHVDDILVRNTTVEGVRDAIFVSFGSGTLIDGNRLVDSRYGVHSMFAGSLTLAENVVRGNLSGAVLMYGGPALILRNQLTDSTSASTGFGLLVKDVADVEAVENVVMRNRVGIHVDGQASGESPMRFTANTIADNQVGVVFYPSAEAVFMANSFIDNAVQVLQQGRGTADGIRWNDRGHGNHWSTYRGYDNGLGRGTTPHAEGSTVERVLVRAPVLMPLASSPAFRLIRAIEERWSLQHPILVDPLPLTRSASPPVPRDAAQPIAGVALAAIGIAATLVSVRALRGGFPTHRPGVSG from the coding sequence TTGATAACGGCGGCACTCGCCACAGCCCTCATCGCCCTCGCCATCGTCCTGCCCATCTGGCGCTCGAGCCTGAGCGCCCCGCAATACCCGGGGGGACTCGAGTTCGTCGCCTACGGCGACCGGGTCGAAGGTGACCTGCAGGAGATCGACAGCCTCAATCACTACGTCGGCATGCGCCCCTTCCGCACCGACCATCTCCCCGAGATGGCCCTGTGGCCGGTTGGGATCGTTGGTGCCTTCGCCGCCATCGCCGTCGCCGCCTTCCTCCGGGTCCGGTGGCCTCTCATCGCTCGCCTGGCCCGCCTCTATCTCTGGCTCCTCCCCGTCACCATCCTCGGGGTCATCCAGGTGCGCCTCTACCAGTTCGGCCACGATCTCGACCAGGGCGCCGCTTTTCGGATGGACGGATTCACCCCGCTCGTGATCGGCCCCACCAAGGTGTGGAACTTCACCGCCTGGTCGATGCCGGGCACCGGGATCTACGCCATGCTCGCCGCGGCGGCGGTGCTCTCGTTCGGGCCCCGGCTGCTCGCCAGGATTCGCCCGGCAGCCCTTGCGACCGCGCTCATACCCGTCCTGCTCATCGGGACGCTTACCCCTCTCGCCGCCGCCGAGACCCGGCTCGATCTCGCAGCGCTGCTGGCGGCGGCCCCGGACGGGGCGACCATCACCCTCGAGCCCGGGACCTACACCGGCAACGTGGTGATCGACCGACCGGTCACCATCGACGGAGCCGGGAACGCCTCGATCGTCGGCGACCGCGCCGGCACCGTGGTCACGATCGCCGCGCCCGGGACCACGATCCGCGGGGTCGCGGTCAGCGGCAGCGGACCCGGTCCGAGCGGCAGCCCCGCGGGCATCCGAATCGAGGCCGATGACGCCGTCGTCGACGGCGTGGTCGTCACCGATTCCTACATCGGGATATCCGTGGCCTCGGCGGCGCGAATTCGCATCGTCGACAGCCACGTGATCGGCCGGGGCGGGACCGTCGGTGGCGACGACCATGCCGTCGGGGGCGACGATCTCGCCGGTGGCGGTCGCGGCGACGGCATCTCCCTGTGGCACGTCGACGACATCCTGGTGCGCAACACGACCGTCGAAGGCGTGCGGGATGCGATTTTCGTGTCGTTCGGATCGGGCACCCTGATCGACGGTAACCGCCTCGTGGACAGTCGCTACGGCGTCCACTCGATGTTCGCCGGCAGCCTCACCCTGGCCGAGAACGTGGTGCGCGGCAACCTTTCGGGCGCCGTCCTCATGTACGGCGGTCCGGCTCTGATCCTGCGAAACCAGCTGACCGACAGCACCTCGGCCTCTACCGGATTCGGCCTGCTCGTCAAAGACGTCGCCGACGTCGAGGCCGTGGAGAACGTGGTGATGCGCAACCGGGTCGGCATCCATGTCGATGGGCAGGCGTCCGGTGAATCGCCCATGAGGTTCACCGCCAACACCATCGCCGACAACCAGGTCGGCGTCGTGTTCTACCCCTCGGCCGAGGCGGTCTTCATGGCCAACTCGTTCATCGACAACGCCGTGCAGGTCCTACAGCAGGGCCGGGGAACGGCGGACGGGATCCGCTGGAACGACCGCGGCCACGGCAATCATTGGAGCACCTACCGCGGCTACGACAACGGCCTCGGCAGGGGTACGACGCCCCACGCCGAGGGGAGCACCGTCGAGCGGGTCCTGGTCAGAGCACCGGTACTGATGCCGCTGGCATCGAGCCCTGCCTTCCGGCTGATCCGAGCCATCGAGGAGCGATGGTCCCTCCAGCATCCGATCCTCGTCGACCCGCTCCCGCTGACCAGGTCGGCGTCACCACCGGTGCCGCGCGACGCCGCGCAGCCGATCGCCGGGGTCGCCCTCGCCGCCATCGGGATCGCCGCCACCCTGGTATCCGTGCGAGCACTGCGTGGCGGGTTCCCGACCCACCGTCCGGGGGTCTCGGGATGA
- a CDS encoding ABC transporter ATP-binding protein — protein MSFLGARTTGLEILRLSKAYRGRTVLDHIDLEVDRGSILAVTGSNGSGKSTLLRCVAGLASCTGVVLFDGERIATVRGRVGYLPQVPGLHSWASVAEVMSYFGRLRGVDDPMAGVPDGFLPDASGRIGVLSGGQRQRVALAVALLGAPSLLLLDEPSANLDDTARDTLWSLLRAATDDGATVLVATPKDANLGPLADRTVRIVDGVLSESMAATEGDRSLVVCGDLQGGVR, from the coding sequence ATGAGCTTCCTCGGAGCACGCACCACCGGCCTCGAGATCCTCCGCCTGAGCAAGGCCTACCGCGGTCGGACCGTGCTCGACCACATCGACCTCGAAGTCGACCGGGGATCGATCCTCGCGGTCACGGGGTCCAACGGGTCGGGAAAGAGCACGCTGCTGCGGTGCGTGGCCGGGCTCGCCTCCTGCACCGGAGTCGTCCTGTTCGACGGCGAGCGGATCGCCACCGTCCGCGGCCGGGTGGGTTACCTCCCCCAGGTCCCGGGCCTCCACTCCTGGGCGAGTGTCGCCGAGGTGATGTCGTACTTCGGCCGCCTCCGCGGGGTCGACGACCCCATGGCCGGCGTGCCGGACGGATTCCTGCCCGATGCCTCAGGCCGCATCGGCGTGCTGTCCGGCGGGCAGCGTCAGCGGGTCGCCCTCGCCGTTGCGCTCCTCGGGGCGCCGTCCCTCCTGCTCCTCGACGAGCCCTCGGCGAACCTGGACGACACCGCCCGCGACACCCTGTGGAGCCTGCTGAGAGCAGCCACCGACGACGGCGCCACCGTGCTCGTGGCGACCCCCAAGGACGCCAACCTGGGACCGCTCGCCGACCGAACCGTCCGCATCGTGGACGGTGTCCTCAGCGAATCTATGGCCGCCACGGAGGGCGACCGGTCCCTCGTCGTGTGTGGCGACCTCCAAGGAGGTGTCCGATGA
- a CDS encoding ABC transporter permease subunit, translated as MIAARGVGRTVAAWEMRSAARTRWLLGAALIYGVGAVALTLVGLRSLRDLGVGGTGAAIDGILAMGVLLSPLMGLLVGASSIAGAREQGTLAMLAAQPIRRRTIPLSTITGLTLTIWAAIGVGLGLAAVILSPVASGRELVGLAVAAGASLAAAAVGVSIGVAVSAIASTRSQATAVAAAIWFTTALGFDLMLAAVGPAIRLGPVGFLWSVLLNPLESIRLLAFSIIDPATLGPFGVYMADTFGTAGTIGILAGAVAFWIVTPAMTAVRAIQRRDV; from the coding sequence ATGATCGCCGCCCGGGGTGTCGGCAGGACCGTCGCCGCCTGGGAGATGCGCAGCGCGGCACGCACGCGATGGCTCCTGGGGGCCGCCCTCATCTATGGGGTCGGCGCCGTCGCCCTCACCCTGGTCGGGTTGCGCTCGCTGCGCGATCTGGGTGTCGGGGGAACCGGTGCCGCCATCGATGGGATCCTCGCCATGGGCGTGCTCCTCTCACCACTGATGGGGCTCCTCGTCGGCGCATCGTCCATCGCCGGTGCACGAGAGCAGGGGACACTGGCCATGCTGGCGGCCCAGCCGATTCGCCGCCGGACCATCCCCCTGTCGACGATCACCGGACTCACGCTGACCATCTGGGCGGCGATCGGCGTCGGTCTGGGCCTGGCCGCGGTGATCCTGTCACCGGTCGCCTCCGGCCGGGAACTCGTCGGACTGGCGGTTGCTGCCGGGGCCAGCCTGGCCGCGGCCGCGGTGGGGGTATCTATAGGCGTCGCCGTATCCGCGATCGCCTCCACCCGGAGTCAGGCCACTGCGGTCGCGGCCGCCATCTGGTTCACCACGGCGCTCGGATTCGACCTGATGCTCGCCGCGGTGGGGCCTGCCATCCGCCTCGGACCGGTGGGATTCCTCTGGTCGGTGCTGCTCAATCCGCTCGAGTCCATCCGACTGCTCGCGTTCTCGATCATCGATCCGGCGACGCTGGGCCCATTCGGTGTGTACATGGCGGACACCTTCGGCACCGCAGGAACCATCGGGATCCTGGCGGGCGCTGTCGCCTTCTGGATCGTGACTCCTGCGATGACGGCGGTCAGGGCGATCCAACGCCGCGACGTGTGA
- a CDS encoding Rrf2 family transcriptional regulator, whose amino-acid sequence MRLGKRADYAVRAVLSLARTWRPGQPLRKARQIAGEMGIPEKYLPQLLAALVRAGFVESVTGPEGGYRLVDSPDRVTLLQVIEAVEGPLESTECVLRGGPCHWDDRCAIHEHWSGAQDAMRDHLHATTFASIVHTDEMLETHSDGSASDSSTATAPLP is encoded by the coding sequence ATGAGACTCGGCAAGCGAGCCGACTACGCCGTCCGCGCCGTCCTCTCACTGGCACGGACGTGGCGGCCCGGCCAACCCCTCAGGAAGGCCCGACAGATCGCCGGGGAAATGGGGATTCCGGAGAAGTATCTGCCGCAGCTGCTCGCGGCACTCGTCCGGGCAGGGTTCGTCGAGTCGGTGACCGGCCCCGAGGGCGGCTATCGCCTCGTCGATAGCCCGGACCGGGTCACCCTCCTCCAGGTCATCGAAGCCGTGGAGGGGCCGCTGGAGTCCACCGAGTGCGTGCTGCGGGGGGGCCCGTGCCACTGGGACGACCGCTGCGCCATCCACGAGCACTGGTCGGGAGCGCAGGACGCCATGCGGGATCACCTGCACGCCACCACCTTCGCCTCCATCGTGCACACCGACGAGATGCTGGAGACTCACTCCGACGGCAGCGCCTCCGACTCCTCGACGGCCACCGCACCTTTGCCGTAG
- a CDS encoding cation:proton antiporter → MPHDTFVTLAVILGLAALAGLAASRLRQPVIIAFIGIGVLVGPVGFGWVVAEGPVELMAELGIALLLFVVGLRLDFHLVRATGPVALATGLGQVVFSSALGFGVARLLSMGVTESLYVALALAFSSTIIVIKLLTDRREIDQLHGRIAVGVLIVQDIVVVLAMIVLTAIGGVRGGSVLTEVGLVGAKGAALLAGMALLMRFVLPRLVHEFARVNELLVIFGVTWAVVVAAVTELLGFSTEVGAFLAGFSLASTPFREAIAARLVSLRDFLLLFFFIALGSQIEVGEARQQLAAAAILSAVVLVGKPIVVLAIMGLMRYPARLSFVVGVSLAQISEFSLILAALGLSLGHIGADTVSLITVVGLITIAVSTYVFPHARGLYRRLERVLSVFDRRRPRDVSEKDDERDIDVILYGLGRLGSGIARGLLAAGKRAIAVDVDPRLADFWSDQPITTLYGDAEDLDFLETLPLARSTWVICTIPSVETQLTLLHGLRSHGYPGKVAVVALDDAAAKRLSAAGPEFILRPFVDAAASALDLVLGYGKGAVAVEESEALPSE, encoded by the coding sequence ATGCCACACGACACGTTCGTCACCCTGGCGGTGATACTCGGTCTGGCCGCCCTGGCTGGCCTGGCGGCCAGTCGGCTGCGTCAGCCGGTGATCATCGCCTTCATCGGGATCGGTGTTCTCGTGGGGCCGGTCGGCTTCGGCTGGGTCGTGGCCGAGGGGCCGGTGGAACTGATGGCCGAGCTCGGTATCGCCCTGCTCCTCTTCGTCGTCGGGCTCCGCCTCGACTTCCACCTGGTGCGGGCTACCGGTCCGGTCGCTCTCGCCACCGGGTTGGGTCAGGTCGTTTTCAGCTCGGCGCTCGGCTTCGGGGTGGCCCGGCTCCTAAGCATGGGCGTCACCGAGTCGCTTTACGTGGCCCTCGCTCTCGCTTTCTCGTCGACGATCATCGTTATCAAGCTGCTCACCGATAGGAGGGAGATCGATCAGCTCCACGGCCGGATCGCGGTTGGCGTCCTCATCGTTCAGGACATCGTCGTGGTGCTGGCGATGATCGTGCTCACCGCGATCGGGGGGGTTCGCGGGGGGTCGGTGCTCACTGAGGTGGGCCTCGTCGGCGCAAAGGGTGCGGCCCTGCTCGCCGGGATGGCCCTGCTGATGCGCTTCGTGCTTCCCCGGTTGGTCCACGAGTTCGCCAGGGTGAACGAGCTGCTGGTGATCTTCGGAGTCACCTGGGCCGTCGTCGTGGCCGCGGTCACCGAGCTCCTCGGGTTCAGCACGGAGGTCGGAGCCTTCCTCGCCGGTTTCTCGCTGGCATCGACCCCCTTCCGGGAGGCGATCGCGGCCCGATTGGTGAGCCTTCGCGACTTCCTGTTGTTGTTCTTCTTCATCGCATTGGGATCGCAGATCGAGGTCGGAGAGGCTCGGCAGCAGCTCGCTGCTGCGGCAATTCTCTCGGCGGTCGTGTTGGTCGGAAAGCCGATCGTGGTGCTCGCGATCATGGGGCTGATGCGATACCCGGCCAGGCTCTCGTTCGTCGTTGGCGTGTCGCTCGCTCAGATCAGCGAGTTCTCGCTGATCCTGGCCGCGCTCGGGTTGAGTCTGGGGCACATCGGGGCCGACACGGTGAGCCTGATCACGGTGGTGGGCCTCATCACGATCGCGGTCTCCACCTACGTGTTTCCCCATGCTCGGGGCCTCTACCGGCGCCTGGAGAGGGTGCTGTCGGTGTTCGACCGACGCCGGCCCCGCGACGTTTCGGAGAAGGACGACGAGCGCGACATCGACGTGATCCTCTACGGCCTGGGTCGGCTCGGGTCCGGGATCGCTCGCGGCCTCTTGGCGGCCGGGAAGCGGGCGATAGCAGTGGATGTGGACCCCAGGCTCGCCGACTTCTGGTCCGACCAGCCGATCACGACGCTGTACGGGGACGCCGAGGATCTCGACTTCCTGGAGACCCTGCCGCTGGCGCGTTCCACCTGGGTGATCTGCACCATCCCCAGCGTGGAGACGCAGCTGACGCTGCTCCACGGGCTTCGCAGCCACGGCTATCCCGGCAAGGTGGCGGTCGTCGCCCTCGACGACGCGGCGGCGAAGCGACTGTCGGCAGCCGGACCCGAGTTCATCCTTCGGCCCTTCGTCGACGCGGCGGCCTCGGCGCTCGACCTGGTCCTCGGCTACGGCAAAGGTGCGGTGGCCGTCGAGGAGTCGGAGGCGCTGCCGTCGGAGTGA
- a CDS encoding ABC transporter ATP-binding protein, translating to MSNAIEVSGLRKSYGATVALDGLDLHVRTGEVHGFLGPNGSGKTTTIRILLGLIRAEGGRAVLLGGDPWNDAAELHRRLAYVPGDVSLWPSLSGGEVIDLLGRLRGGLDQKRRADLIDRFALDPTKKGRTYSKGNRQKVALIAALSSDVELLILDEPTAGLDPLMEATFRELITHERTNGRTVLLASHILAEVEALADRVSIIRDGRTVESGTLEQLRHLTRTSVDVVATTPPTSLERMAGVHDLVIDGNRARFEVDGEALGAVMSHVAGLGIESLISQPPTLEELFMRHYGASPATKDA from the coding sequence GTGAGCAACGCCATCGAAGTCAGCGGGCTGCGCAAGTCCTACGGAGCGACCGTGGCACTCGACGGACTCGACCTGCACGTCCGTACCGGAGAGGTGCACGGATTTCTGGGGCCGAACGGCTCCGGCAAGACGACCACCATCCGCATCCTCCTCGGACTGATCCGGGCCGAAGGCGGGCGAGCGGTCCTCCTCGGCGGCGACCCGTGGAACGACGCCGCCGAGCTCCACCGGCGGCTCGCCTACGTGCCCGGTGATGTGAGCCTGTGGCCGAGCCTCAGCGGCGGCGAGGTCATCGACCTCCTCGGGCGGCTGCGCGGCGGTCTCGATCAGAAGCGCCGGGCCGACCTCATCGATCGATTCGCCCTGGACCCCACCAAGAAGGGCCGCACCTACTCCAAGGGCAACCGGCAGAAGGTGGCCCTCATCGCCGCTCTCTCCTCGGACGTCGAACTGCTCATCCTCGACGAGCCCACCGCCGGACTCGATCCGCTGATGGAAGCCACCTTCCGCGAACTGATCACCCACGAACGCACCAATGGACGCACGGTCCTGCTCGCCAGCCACATCCTCGCCGAGGTGGAAGCACTGGCCGACCGGGTGAGCATCATCCGAGATGGACGCACCGTCGAATCCGGGACCCTGGAGCAGCTGCGGCACCTCACCCGAACCTCGGTGGACGTCGTCGCAACCACCCCTCCGACGAGCCTCGAACGGATGGCGGGGGTGCACGACCTGGTGATCGACGGCAACCGCGCCCGCTTCGAAGTCGATGGCGAGGCCCTCGGCGCCGTGATGAGCCACGTGGCGGGACTCGGGATCGAGAGCCTGATCTCCCAGCCACCGACCCTCGAGGAGCTCTTCATGCGCCACTACGGCGCATCGCCGGCCACCAAGGACGCATGA
- a CDS encoding ABC transporter permease gives MSSYVGVRPLIRLILRRDRFLLPILTVLPAVMVGATAAAFADLYPTDQAREQFATLVATNPGITAFLGPLHGTSIGALTFWRTVIVAVMLAALPGVFLVIRHTRAEEQAGRRELIGSTVVGRHAPLAAALLVAAAWSILMGAGVAAGLLATGQPGAGSLAAGAAWAGLGLAGVGIGALTAQLFENPRTARGLAGGILALAYVLRIVADVAGGALAGLSWLSPIGWMHEIRAFDGERWPVVGLFIGFAAVTTAAAAALSTRRDLDAGVWATRPGPAAATRGLSSPNGLARRLHRGAFVGWTVGIVAYGVIVGGLGPSMADVLEDNPQLMEILDRIGGEGAFIDIFLSAGLGFIGLIGAAYAVQAALRLRGEELLGHAETVLSTPVDRVRFAGSHSLMASIGPALAILAGGLAAGIAYGAVTDDLGVQAPRLLLASAAYVPAALVMGALTVALFGLLPRASSWAWAVLVTFLLLGQLGPILGLEQTVMNLSPFTHTPAVPGAPLRIAPLVGLTMAAGGLFAAGLAGFRRRDAAIG, from the coding sequence ATGAGTTCCTACGTCGGCGTCCGCCCGCTGATCCGGCTCATCCTGCGGCGCGACCGATTCCTGCTCCCGATCCTCACGGTGTTGCCCGCGGTCATGGTCGGTGCCACGGCAGCCGCCTTCGCCGACCTCTACCCGACCGACCAGGCGAGGGAACAGTTCGCCACGCTCGTGGCCACCAACCCGGGGATCACCGCCTTCCTGGGCCCGCTCCACGGCACGAGCATCGGGGCCCTCACCTTCTGGCGGACGGTGATCGTCGCCGTGATGCTCGCTGCCCTCCCCGGGGTGTTCCTGGTGATCCGCCACACCCGTGCCGAGGAGCAGGCGGGCCGTCGCGAACTGATCGGGTCGACCGTCGTCGGACGCCACGCCCCCCTGGCCGCCGCCCTGCTCGTCGCCGCTGCCTGGAGCATCCTTATGGGGGCGGGGGTCGCCGCCGGCCTCCTCGCCACCGGACAGCCTGGGGCGGGCTCACTTGCCGCCGGCGCAGCCTGGGCGGGACTCGGCCTCGCCGGAGTGGGGATTGGCGCCCTGACCGCGCAGCTGTTCGAGAATCCCCGGACCGCCCGAGGACTCGCCGGGGGCATCCTCGCTCTCGCCTATGTGCTGCGAATCGTCGCCGACGTCGCCGGTGGCGCACTGGCCGGGCTCAGCTGGCTATCGCCGATCGGGTGGATGCATGAGATACGGGCGTTCGACGGTGAGCGGTGGCCGGTGGTCGGCCTGTTCATCGGGTTCGCCGCAGTGACGACGGCCGCGGCGGCAGCGCTGTCGACCCGGCGCGACCTCGATGCCGGAGTCTGGGCGACCCGCCCCGGTCCGGCTGCTGCCACTCGCGGGCTGAGTAGCCCGAACGGCCTGGCCCGACGGCTGCACCGGGGAGCGTTCGTGGGATGGACGGTCGGGATCGTCGCCTACGGTGTCATCGTCGGCGGCCTGGGCCCCAGCATGGCGGACGTACTCGAGGACAACCCGCAGCTCATGGAGATCCTCGACCGCATCGGCGGCGAGGGTGCCTTCATCGACATCTTCCTGTCGGCCGGCCTCGGCTTCATCGGTCTCATCGGCGCCGCCTACGCCGTGCAGGCGGCCCTTCGGCTCCGGGGCGAGGAGTTGCTAGGCCATGCCGAGACCGTCCTCTCCACTCCGGTGGACCGAGTCCGGTTCGCCGGCTCGCACTCGCTGATGGCCTCCATCGGCCCGGCGCTGGCGATCCTCGCCGGAGGGCTTGCTGCTGGGATCGCCTACGGGGCGGTCACCGACGACCTGGGGGTCCAGGCGCCGCGACTGCTCCTGGCGTCAGCTGCCTACGTGCCGGCAGCGCTCGTCATGGGTGCGCTCACCGTCGCTCTGTTCGGGCTGCTCCCCCGAGCCTCCTCGTGGGCCTGGGCCGTGCTGGTCACCTTCCTGCTGCTGGGCCAGCTCGGTCCCATCCTCGGCCTGGAGCAGACGGTGATGAACCTCTCCCCGTTCACCCACACTCCGGCGGTGCCGGGAGCGCCGCTGCGGATCGCCCCACTCGTCGGACTCACCATGGCCGCAGGGGGGCTGTTCGCCGCCGGTCTCGCCGGCTTCCGGCGCCGCGACGCCGCCATCGGCTGA
- a CDS encoding pirin family protein, translating to MNPNAVIEKIDLGMPWPGLDPFIFTVHHVDHYPAGDDRLGPDRSLLAGRNLGADFSYQDGWSMYHGDHVPGFPQHPHRGFETVTVVRRGYVDHSDSLGATARYGEGDVQWLTTGSGIMHAEMFPLLDPAGDNPLELFQIWLNLPPQSKMVPAHFGMLWAEDIPKLEPAPGVRVELFSGPWNGAPAPPSPPPDSWASRSGSHLGIWHITLEPDAGWALPLAPASVNRTLHMVGGTIVDVAGVSVEPKSGVRLRADTETAIVNRGDTATFLLLQGEPIGAPVFQMGPFVMNTPEELRQAFDDYRATQFGGWPWSGPSPVHARDEGRFALHADGKVEHRDRQTA from the coding sequence ATGAACCCCAACGCCGTGATCGAGAAGATTGACCTCGGGATGCCGTGGCCCGGTCTCGACCCCTTCATCTTCACCGTCCATCACGTCGACCACTATCCGGCCGGTGACGACCGCCTCGGGCCGGACCGTTCACTCCTCGCCGGCCGCAACCTCGGCGCGGACTTCTCCTACCAGGACGGGTGGAGCATGTACCACGGCGACCACGTCCCCGGCTTCCCCCAGCACCCCCACCGCGGGTTCGAGACGGTCACCGTGGTTCGCCGCGGCTATGTGGACCACTCCGACTCTCTGGGCGCCACCGCCCGTTATGGCGAGGGTGACGTGCAATGGCTGACCACTGGCAGCGGGATCATGCACGCCGAGATGTTCCCGCTCCTCGACCCGGCGGGCGACAATCCGCTGGAGCTGTTCCAGATCTGGCTCAACCTGCCGCCACAGTCGAAGATGGTCCCGGCCCACTTCGGCATGCTGTGGGCGGAGGACATCCCGAAGCTCGAGCCCGCCCCCGGCGTGCGGGTGGAGCTCTTCTCGGGTCCCTGGAACGGTGCGCCAGCTCCACCGTCGCCGCCGCCTGACTCGTGGGCGTCGCGATCGGGCTCCCACCTGGGGATCTGGCACATCACGCTCGAACCCGACGCCGGGTGGGCGCTACCGCTGGCGCCGGCTTCGGTGAACCGGACGCTCCACATGGTCGGCGGAACCATCGTCGACGTCGCCGGAGTGTCGGTAGAGCCGAAGTCTGGTGTGCGGCTCCGCGCCGATACCGAAACGGCCATCGTGAATCGGGGCGATACTGCAACGTTTCTCCTGCTTCAGGGCGAGCCGATCGGTGCCCCCGTGTTCCAGATGGGGCCGTTCGTCATGAACACGCCCGAGGAACTGCGCCAGGCGTTCGACGACTACCGCGCCACCCAATTCGGTGGCTGGCCCTGGTCGGGGCCGAGCCCGGTGCACGCCCGCGACGAGGGCAGGTTTGCGCTCCACGCCGACGGCAAGGTGGAGCACCGAGATCGTCAGACGGCGTAA
- a CDS encoding macro domain-containing protein, with protein MTVVTVITGDITHQQVDAIVNAAGEGLHHGGGVALAIAEAGGPAIREESDQWIADHGPLSPGVAAVTSAGDMPARIVIHVAGPRYGEGGDDAALLALAVDTALDTAVAQGCRSVAMPAISAGIFGYPLAEACRVIADAVTAWIGSNPDTLEEARLIGFDDATTDAFRLASDNG; from the coding sequence ATGACCGTCGTCACAGTCATCACCGGCGACATCACCCATCAGCAAGTTGACGCCATCGTCAACGCCGCCGGCGAGGGACTACACCACGGCGGTGGCGTAGCCCTGGCGATTGCCGAGGCCGGAGGCCCGGCGATTCGGGAGGAGTCCGATCAGTGGATCGCAGACCACGGACCGCTCAGCCCCGGCGTCGCCGCCGTCACCTCCGCAGGCGACATGCCGGCCCGAATCGTGATCCACGTCGCCGGCCCACGGTATGGCGAGGGCGGAGACGACGCCGCCCTGCTCGCCCTGGCGGTCGACACAGCCCTCGACACCGCCGTCGCGCAGGGCTGCCGGTCGGTTGCGATGCCCGCCATCTCCGCCGGCATCTTCGGCTACCCCCTCGCCGAGGCCTGCCGGGTGATCGCCGACGCGGTGACCGCCTGGATCGGATCCAACCCGGACACGCTGGAGGAAGCGCGGCTGATCGGCTTCGACGACGCCACCACGGACGCGTTCCGACTGGCGTCGGACAACGGGTAG
- a CDS encoding nitroreductase family protein, whose amino-acid sequence MDTWDAIRTRRNVRDFTDRTISRQDLERIAEAGRRSPSSKNGQPWDLVVMTDRTRLVALSRVWQAAGPVAEAAAAIVMVAPVGDDPRGGTVLHFDLGQQASSMTLAATSLGIGSGIVYVDDKALAAEILGLPEDRFAALIMTLGYPADRPLKPITRPDRRPFGDVVHWETWESRKG is encoded by the coding sequence ATGGACACCTGGGATGCCATCCGGACTCGCCGCAACGTACGCGACTTCACCGACCGTACGATTTCTCGCCAGGACCTGGAGCGGATCGCCGAGGCGGGTCGTCGCTCTCCGTCGTCCAAGAACGGTCAGCCGTGGGACCTCGTCGTCATGACCGATCGCACGCGACTGGTTGCGCTGTCACGGGTGTGGCAAGCCGCCGGCCCCGTGGCGGAGGCGGCGGCGGCGATCGTCATGGTCGCCCCCGTCGGTGACGACCCGAGAGGCGGCACCGTCCTCCACTTCGATCTCGGACAACAGGCATCGTCCATGACGCTCGCGGCCACGTCGCTCGGGATCGGTTCGGGCATCGTGTACGTGGACGACAAGGCGCTCGCCGCCGAGATCCTCGGCCTACCCGAGGACCGCTTTGCCGCCTTGATCATGACGCTGGGCTACCCGGCGGACCGGCCCCTGAAGCCGATCACTCGGCCCGACCGACGGCCCTTTGGCGACGTGGTCCACTGGGAGACCTGGGAGAGTCGGAAGGGGTAG